From the Carya illinoinensis cultivar Pawnee chromosome 4, C.illinoinensisPawnee_v1, whole genome shotgun sequence genome, one window contains:
- the LOC122306358 gene encoding uncharacterized protein LOC122306358: MDVLNRMLEGVVDRGFISGFLVSSSWHGSLTVSHLLFTNDTLIFCDLDLDQIFSLIALLLCIEVVFGLKVNLSKSEAVPVGSINNLSEMATILDCKVSSLPMKYLGLPLRAHYKSKVMWEGIVEKIEGVTNRLKKMFHDFLWDGIEDAKKFHLIKWDKVCTPLSCNGLGVRKLKTFNKTLLGKWLWHYHQEGDALWRNILDVKYGSVWGGWCSKEVRGAYGVRVCKLIWNGWDDFLGNYRLKVERGTQIKFWHNIWCGDIALKNDFPSLYRIASYQGSSVADNMYNTIDSIHWSMRFTKAVQD, encoded by the exons aTGGATGTGCTTAATAGAATGTTGGAAGGGGTGGTGGATAGAGGTTTCATCTCAGGTTTCTTGGTGAGTAGCTCCTGGCATGGAAGCTTGACAGTCTCCCATCTTCTTTTCACTAATGATACGTTGATTTTTTGTGATCTGGATCTAGATCAAATTTTCTCTCTAATAGCACTTCTACTTTGCATTGAAGTTGTATTTGGCCTTAAGGTGAATTTATCAAAGTCGGAAGCAGTTCCTGTTGGTTCGATCAATAACTTAAGTGAAATGGCTACCATCTTGGACTGCAAAGTTTCATCCTTACCTATGAAATACCTTGGACTTCCTTTGAGGGCCCATTATAAATCTAAGGTAATGTGGGAaggaattgttgagaaaattgaag GGGTGACAAATAGACTGAAGAAGATGTTTCATGATTTCTTATGGGATGGGATAGAGGATGCAAAAAAATTTCACTTGATTAAATGGGATAAAGTATGCACCCCTTTGTCTTGCAATGGGTTAGGCGTAAGAAAATTGAAAACCTTCAACAAAACACTTCTTGGAAAATGGTTATGGCATTATCATCAAGAGGGAGATGCTCTTTGGAGGAATATTCTAGATGTCAAATATGGGAGCGtttggggaggttggtgctctAAGGAAGTAAGAGGGGCTTATGGCGTGAGAGTTTGTAAACTTATCTGGAATGGTTGGGATGATTTTCTCGGTAACTATAGGCTTAAGGTGGAAAGGGGCACACAAATCAAGTTTTGGCACAATATTTGGTGTGGGGATATTGCTTTGAAAAATGATTTCCCCTCTCTTTATAGGATTGCATCATATCAAGGTTCCTCAGTGGCTGACAATATGTACAATACTATTGATTCCATTCATTGGTCTATGAGATTTACTAAAGCTGTCCAGGATTGA